Below is a genomic region from Mus caroli chromosome 13, CAROLI_EIJ_v1.1, whole genome shotgun sequence.
acaattacagGTTAGAAGAAATTGTCCAGGGCACAAGAGATAATTGGATTAGCATCACTCAACATCTGTTAAATTGATATATTTTTCAATGTTCCAAGATAGTCTGAGTCATCTTCTGTATTGAaatgggagaaggaggaaagtaTTCAATGATTACAAATGATAGGGATCATTAAGAGTTTCTGATGCATGGGACACCTTCAAGAACAGATATTATAGctcaaaaggaaaatgttttggAGCTTAAGAAATTGGAAATCATTGAGGATGTAAAGTCTGTGGTCCAATTCATCTTATCTCAGGGCAAAAGGAACAGAATTGTGATTGTGAATATTTTATGAGTTTTCCCTTTGAAATCCATCAGAAGAGTTTTTATGGCTGAAGTAGACAAAGATGCCAGATTATGTGTCACAGTGATTTCCATTTTAGTACAAGCCAAGTTACATCACAAAAGAAGAACTGACAAAACACCATATTTCATAGGTGACATTTTNNNNNNNNNNNNNNNNNNNNNNNNNNNNNNNNNNNNNNNNNNNNNNNNNNNNNNNNNNNNNNNNNNNNNNNNNNNNNNNNNNNNNNNNNNNNNNNNNNNNNNNNNNNNNNNNNNNNNNNNNNNNNNNNNNNNNNNNNNNNNNNNNNNNNNNNNNNNNNNNNNNNNNNNNNNNNNNNNNNNNNNNNNNNNNNNNNNNNNNNNNNNNNNNNNNNNNNNNNNNNNNNNNNNNNNNNNNNNNNNNNNNNNNNNNNNNNNNNNNNNNNNNNNNNNNNNNNNNNNNNNNNNNNNNNNNNNNNNNNNNNNNNNNNNNNNNNNNNNNNNNNNNNNNNNNNNNNNNNNNNNNNNNNNNNNNNNNNNNNNNNNNNNNNNNNNNNNNNNNNNNNNNNNNNNNNNNNNNNNNNNNNNNNNNNNNNNNNNNNNNNNNNNNNNNNNNNNNNNNNNNNNNNNNNNNNNNNNNNNNNNNNNNNNNNNNNNNNNNNNNNNNNNactgtgagcatccacttttgtgtttgctaggccctggcatagtctcacagagacagctatatcagaaaacatttttaagtttctattttttttgagaatttcatgcatgacTACTCTATTATATCACTCATACAACTCCTCACAAACCCTTTCCCATGGTCCCTTTCAAAttcagggactttttttttttcattaatcattaTTGTTGCATTTGTAGATGCATATAGACAACTTATTAATTcctttagtgttgctcatatgtcTAGTATTTTAGGGCTGGACAATTGGTaattagtaataaaataatgaaaaatttcttGCAGCAAACATTCTGGACCTCTATTGCTTATATTCATTCTTCATCTTATTCTAATATAATATCCCCTCAGTCTTAAGTGTAAGGCTCATCTTGTAGTACCTCATGAGTAGCTATTTGAAAGTTGAGGCTAATCCTGATCATtataacaacttttaaaattgagtgttatagagaaaaagaaatcagatcaAATCAAGCTTTAAAAGCTTCTGCTATGACAGCATAGtgataaaatttattctttacaaATAATGATGATCTTTGATAAAACACTCTTAGAATAGTGTCTGTGTTCTCTGCAGGAAAGATGTGGAGTTCTATAAAAAAGTAAGCGAGAAAGTACTAACAGTTGTTGTTCTGACCTTTATATCATCAATAATATGCCATTAGGAAAAATTTTCACCATATTTTACATCTCCTTTATGAATATATTCAGATTGCAATTATGAGAATCAAACCTTCTCACAGAATTATTATTCAGATCAACTTTAAGAAAATTATCTGAAGTTTTGATGCAATGAATGCTTATAGAGTTTTATCATAAGTTAGCAGTTGCAAGCTGACATGCTTTTCTTCAGGATAACATTCTCATCTTCTTCTATATTAGTGATCGtcctctgtttatttattttcaaacatgtaGAAGAAGCAAACAGGTAAGCTGCACTGTCCTTGCCCCATCAGTGTCAAAAATATTGACATCAGATATGAAGTTTAAAAAGTACAAATTTGTCATAAGTTTTGTTAACTGAAAATGAGCTTAAACTTCAATGTAAATAAACCatctaaaattactttaaaaatactgaattaaTTCAAGTGTAAGACATTTATAAAATTCAGAATCacttctaaaacaataaaaattgtgATACCACCTGCTTTTCAAACTATTATACAAAAAACCACAATTACTGGACTAAGTGCTCACAGTGTTTTTTATCTGTCATTCTGGATATCAAATGCCAAGTCATTCACTAAAGAAAACTTAGGACAGATAAAACTTTCCTGAATCAGTTGACTCTATTAAAACTCACATTTAAAGCATGACCCCTAAGTGGCTCTTATTTCTATGTTGCAGGGGCACTCCTGCTGGTGGTGGTATCAAACTTGCTACTGTGGGAGAAAGTTGCATCAATTCCTGAATGTCAAACAGAAGAGAATGGTTGCTCGGATCCCCTTGTGATCACATTTAAGAATGCCCTTCAGCGAGCTGAAGTCATCAATATTCTTGCTGATAAAATGCATGAAGAGTTTGTAAGTATCTCAACATCCATGCTAATGCTTGAACTTCACTATACTTGAGATACTCATCATGATGAttcaaatatcagaaaaaaatccatcttCATAGGTAAAAGAGGAACCAACTACTGATCCTAGGGCAAGAATTCTCATTTCCTATTGCTGTATTCAGGATCATGAATTTCTATTGACTATGTTCATTTAGCACACTGTGGATATTCACGGTACCAGATGTGCATTACAGTGaagtatatattcataaaatagaTAAACTGTATTATATGAAtaggagaagaaaacaagaaagaaagacaagtagatagatagatagatagatagatagatagatagatagataaggaagaaaaaaggaaggaaggaaggaaagatagaaggaaggaatgaaagagagTGGGATGAAGGGAAAGCAGGAaggtgaaaaggagaaaaaagaaagcaacaaaaagaaacaaagaaacaaagaaagagaaagggggagagagagaactaaggaaagaataagaaagaaaggaaagaaagaaagaaagaaagaaagaaagaaagaaagaaagaaagaaagaaagagaaaagcaataaaagataggaaggaaagatggaaggaaggaatgaaatgGGGTGGGATGAAGGGAAAGCATGAgggtagaaaagagaaaagaaagaaagagagagagaagggagggagggagggaggaaggaaggaaggaaggaaggaaggaaggaaggaaggaaggaagaagtctaGAATTTCAAGAAGCTTCTAATTGCTACGAATTGTGGTTTGAAGATTTTCAGTGATAGAATTTGTCCAATGTCTGGGAGGAAATAGGAGTGTATCCTTTGCTTTCTTGCTGATAGTTACCAGTTATTTCTcaaggtcagaaaaaaaaaaaaaaggaatgacaGAAGTAGGGAAATCTTCTATATGATGGTTAtcaagaaaatgtgtttttgcTTGCAATAAACATGTCCTCATgttggtttttgtattttgtttttgttttgtactaattaaaggttatttttttccctcaataTGACAGTACCACAACCCATTCTCAGCTGCACAATTTGAAACACTTGTAAGTACCTCATTATCTTCTGGTCACTCCCAAATGGAGCCTCATGTTAATAATTTCAACATCAATGAGAAAGCACTATACATTATTTGTATTTCCTGCTCTTAGCTGGCAGTTCTTCAACTTCTTAATTTTAACAATAATCCATCAAACTTAGAGGGAATAGTTGattattagaaataaatattatattctaaaatatgttttagtaaatttaaaatttccaaaattatACAATCATTAATCAAACACACAATATTAattgttaatttttatattttgttgaatTAAACTTATATGGAGTTCATGGTAAAATAGTCTATTTTGTGAGTGATTTTTATTATGATGCACACAACGTCATTTTATTATAAACTGCacaggtatatgtatatactattatACTAATAAAGCTATAATTTTGATGTATGGATAAGAACATATCAGTATTTATTGACACAAAATAGGAAGgctaataaacatattttatggcTTTGTGCAGATATTAGAGAAAGATGATAATTAAAGCATTGAATACTTGATAAATTCACTCCCTTCAGTGTTTGCCTTTGAAAATAGTAACTTTTAGGAAAAAcgagaaaaaaggagaggaatagaggaagaatttaaatattcaaaagttAATGAAAACCCAAACTAAATTGCAGATacaataaatagaaacagaattgGGTAATTGGCACTTTCTTATTTCTTAATATCTGTTTTTTATGAAATACTTATTGttataattaataaattcaataaaatatattagtattCTGGTCATTGATTCATTTACATAATTTCTGATCTCtaactgaattttgtttttatttgcaggtTTCACGCATGTATAGGCATGATGAGGAGGTTCTCAGAGCCAGAAATCACTGCCACTCTAATGTCACAAACCCACCAGCTCATGGACCTGAACATGAAAATCTCAAGGTAAGTAtccttcatgttttgttttgttttgttttgttttgttttgttttgttttgttttgttttgttttgttttgttttttcataaaaCACCAGATGTAATTCCCTGAGTGTGTGCTGCTGTCAGTTAAGGCGGGCATTATGATAGATTCAGTAATTATGATTGCTGAAAAAAAATTGAGGTGGAATATAAAAATTGATCAGATTATATTGCtactaaattataaaaaaaatccaaaaacaaacaaacaaacaaaaaatacccagTAATAGTGATACTTAAATAGAATAGACCATTTAAAGAATTGTATTTTAGCAATGACTTGCCAATAAAATTTTAAACCCTCCTTTTTAGGATGCTTTGAGATAAGTTGGATATCTATGGCTATATACTCACTCCTACCTCAGTGATAACAACATGACTATTAATTATCTGTTGCAAATGGCTTCTGCATGGTGATATCCTATGTTACCAAACACTATCACCTGCTTCTTGATTTTCAAATCAGTGCTGATTCTACTTCTAATTTTACCTATTTCATCATCCCTCTATCGTTCTCAAGGCCTAAactgaaaaccagctgagcaGAGTAGTCCTGTGAAATACTATTTTATATTCCTTAGGATGCAACAATGCCCAAATTCATAATGAGAAGATCTACTTATCCTAGTAGTTCTATTTTATGATTGGTATCACTACCTTATTCTAACTCCTTGTAATAGCACATCGTAATATGATATAATTTGCATattatttgaaaacaataaaagaaaatgagtacAAAGAAATGAGGAAATTTTTCTTGACCTGTTGCTAGACATGcagcaaattatttatttttagcattgcTGTATATTACCCTCACAAAATCTTAACCACAAATAGCATTATTTGAGTcactaaacaacaaaaacagattttGATAAGTGGTACAGTATATTTACACCTGCATGGACTTTAAGAATGCCAGTGTGCACTTAATGGTCTTTATCTCTTTCCATTTTAATAGATGTGCTCCAGTCTATCCCCATATTCATGACCACTGGGGAAACTAGCAAACATCAATACAATCAATAGATTAAATCAAATAAGAACTAGAGTGACAAAATTCTTTCATGAGTCACACTGATTCCATTATTAAAGCCAGTGCTATGTTCTTCACCTATACATGCTAACTAATATGTTCTGTCATAATAAAGGGGAAAGCACAATAATAAATACCCTGCTCTCTTCATTGTATCTTTACTCTAATTTCTTAAATTCAcctaaaaattataaatgtgtaCATGAATAAATGTCATGACTTATTGCAGTGAATGAATACTTGAGTAGAAATGATTTGAGCCAATTGTCCGCCGCTGGTGAATCTATCTTTCCTAGTCAAATATTATTGGCCAATATTGTTTCCCAGCAAGACCTGTTTTACCAATTGATAAACAAGTAGCCAAATAATGATCTTGCTATAAGGAATCTGTTAGAATTGCTTGGGGAGAACAAAACATAATGGCCTAACCTCAGAAAAATGGTAATTGATACAGatcataatttattttactttgcagataatagactattttttaaaatataacatctaTACAACAGAggtcatatatacataataaaaatatatttcaatttaggTTCTTTACATGACATTAAATGCAACAAATTCCTGCACTGAAATTCTTTTAATACCATGGTTTTACTATGTTTTCTCAGacaaaaagatatttaaaaacgATGATCAATTTTATGGGTGCATGGATCACTCCTGTATACTATCTAGTGGAAGTACTAAGTGACATGAAAGATGTCCCTGAATCAATCTACTCAAAAGCTCAGGAGATAGAATTGAAATTCAGAGAAATTCATGATGACCTTACGTGGGTACTCAAAAAGGTGAGCAATTTCCCATTAGCTATTCTTATTCATAAAAGTGGGttgtgtaaataaaaaaaaaaaaattctcggGTAGCTTGTTTTTCCAGAGTGAAACAGATATCTGACCTTGTGGACAATCTTCCCCTAAGAGAGTTTTTCTCAACCTGTGTGCCATGACTTCTTTGGGGGGAATATGACTCTTTCACAAGAACAGCATATCATATATCCTGCATTTTAGATATTTACAGTACAATTaaatacagtagcaaaattacagttataatgtagcaacaaaactaattttatggtcagAGTTGTCActgcatgaggaactatattaaaagttcacagcattagaaaggttgagagacACTGCTCTAATGGGATGCTGGCAGCTCAAATTTCTCAGACGTGCTTCTCATCATCTTCCACCCTGACAATCAAAATGAGACAAATATGTTCCTCATAGACACTTAGAGGACACCTTTCTTGGTAGAAGTAGAAAGAACGCAGGTCTTTCAATCATCACTATCTGATACTCATCATATTTTTGTATGCATGCAGAATGGGTATAGCTGAAAGGTATAAAAGAATTGTGGTCCATATCATCTTTTGTGAAATATATATGAAGGAACATGTAAGAAATTCCTGAGTGAGAAAGTGATATGAGCTCCTCTATTGTCCCGAAATCAAACAGAGATTTCCTACTGTTCTGTTTCTGAAACAGCATACTTCCTCGGTGATCAattccattttataaaaaaaaaaaaaaaaaaaaaaaaatgcatgtgcaTCTTCACCTTAGATTCTAAAGGTCCATTTGAGAGTCTCTTTTCATAGATAATGAAACACATAACTTTGATGGAAGTATCATATCTCTGAAACATTTCTCTGACTGAACACTTAAGAAACATGGAGAAAAGGAACACTAATAATATAATCAAGTAACCttcaattattttgatttttaggtCTATCCTAAAATAACATTTTGGGAAAAAACTATCATCTGGGAATACCTTCCAGGCCTAAGATCAACAGACACAAGTAAAAAATTTTTGGCAATGTTCAACCTTTCTCACTGCCTACGCGTTGATATATTCTTCATTAAATATCATCTCAGTGCATTGATGTGCCGCATAACTGGGCAAGATTGCTAAGTGCGTGTCTACATGGTCTGCTCTGGCAATTGTCCATGACAGTCCATTGCTGAGAACTTTCTTTAAATTGTATAGCTTTtgaatacatgtgtatgtttaattggtctctttttaaaaaataaaagcattctcTTTAGAAATGTCCAAATCTAAGAAGCCTATtaatcttttgttcttttaatagaatatatatatatatatatatatatatatatatatatatatataaagttaggTTGACCATTCAATTTATCTCAACATGAGAAATTAAGCTTAACAATATATTTACACTTTACTTCAATAAACTCACAATTTAATCCacagaaaagtaatgaaaatcaaaattattataCTCAAAGTGTAAAACATATTAACTAATCCATGTATCCTAACCAaagacacacattttttttaatgcttcctAAAATCCTGACTGTCCTTTGGAAGCAATGTTCACAGTGAACACATAGCCACTCCAATACAATTGCTGTGTGACTCCCTTCTTAACTCAAGAAAATTTCGAGGAGATAGGGCAAGAAATGGGAATAATAAAGATACACAGAATCCAtgtgtaaatatttcaaaaagtttatttttaaaaattaaaattattcagatcaatagtgataaaacttcATGGAATTAGTACAGACAAAGACATGttaatcaatgaaatagaattgatgatgcagaaataaaactac
It encodes:
- the LOC110308597 gene encoding prolactin-8A8-like isoform X2; its protein translation is MLPSSQPHFWALLLVVVSNLLLWEKVASIPECQTEENGCSDPLVITFKNALQRAEVINILADKMHEEFYHNPFSAAQFETLVSRMYRHDEEVLRARNHCHSNVTNPPAHGPEHENLKTKRYLKTMINFMGAWITPVYYLVEVLSDMKDVPESIYSKAQEIELKFREIHDDLTWVLKKVYPKITFWEKTIIWEYLPGLRSTDTSKKFLAMFNLSHCLRVDIFFIKYHLSALMCRITGQDC
- the LOC110308597 gene encoding prolactin-8A8-like isoform X1, translating into MLPSSQPHFSGALLLVVVSNLLLWEKVASIPECQTEENGCSDPLVITFKNALQRAEVINILADKMHEEFYHNPFSAAQFETLVSRMYRHDEEVLRARNHCHSNVTNPPAHGPEHENLKTKRYLKTMINFMGAWITPVYYLVEVLSDMKDVPESIYSKAQEIELKFREIHDDLTWVLKKVYPKITFWEKTIIWEYLPGLRSTDTSKKFLAMFNLSHCLRVDIFFIKYHLSALMCRITGQDC